The Nicotiana tabacum cultivar K326 chromosome 14, ASM71507v2, whole genome shotgun sequence genome contains a region encoding:
- the LOC107818394 gene encoding 6,7,8-trihydroxycoumarin synthase, whose product MIMLFLLFVAFPFVLIFLLSKSKNGGKTTLPPGPIGLPFIGNLHQYDTLNPHLYFWKLSKKYGTIFSLKLASAQMVVVSSAKLAKEVLKTQDLVFCSRPSILGQQKLSYYGRDIVFAPYNDYWREMRKICVLHLFSLKKVHLFTPIREDEVFRMIKKISKQASTSQITNLSNLMISLTSTIICRVAFGVRFEEEAHERKRFDFLLAEAQEMMASFSVSDFFPSLSWIDKLSGFTDRLERNFKDLDNFYEELIEQHLNPNRPKYMEGDIVDLLLQLKKEQSTPIDLTLEDIKGILMNVLVAGSDTSAAATVWAMTALIKNPKTMKKVQSEIRKSIGKKGIVNEEDVQNMPYLKAVIKEIFRLYPPVPLLVPRESMEKTILEGYEIRPGTIVHVNAWAIARDPEIWENPEEFIPERFLNSNIDYKGKDFELIPFGAGRRGCPGIALGVASMELALSNLLYAFDWELPFGMKKEDIDTNARPGITMHKKNELYLIPKNYL is encoded by the exons ATGATAATGCTCTTTCTACTCTTTGTAGCCTTTCCTTTCGTTCttattttccttctttctaaATCCAAGAATGGTGGAAAAACCACACTGCCACCAGGTCCTATAGGCTTACCATTCATTGGAAATTTGCATCAATATGATACTTTAAACCCTCATCTCTATTTTTGgaaactttccaaaaaatatgGGACAATATTCTCCTTAAAACTTGCTTCTGCTCAAATGGTTGTAGTTTCTTCAGCAAAATTAGCAAAAGAAGTATTGAAAACACAAGATTTAGTTTTTTGTAGTAGACCGTCTATTCTTGGACAACAAAAATTGTCTTACTATGGTCGTGATATTGTTTTTGCACCTTACAATGATTATTGGAGAGAAATGAGAAAAATTTGTGTTCTTCATCTTTTTAGTCTAAAGAAAGTTCACTTGTTTACTCCAATTCGTGAAGATGAAGTTTTTAGAATGATtaagaaaatatcaaaacaagctTCTACTTCACAAATTACTAATTTGAGTAATTTAATGATTTCATTAACTAGTACTATTATTTGTAGAGTTGCTTTTGGTGTTAGGTTTGAAGAAGAAGCACATGAAAGGAAgagatttgattttcttttggcTGAGGCACAAGAAATGATGGCTAGCTTCTCTGTCTCtgatttttttccttctttaagtTGGATTGATAAATTAAGTGGATTTACAGATAGACTTGAGAGGAATTTCaaggatttggataatttttatgaAGAACTCATTGAGCAACATCTCAATCCCAATAGGCCAAAATATATGGAAGGAGATATTGTTGATCTTTTGCTACAATTGAAGAAAGAACAATCAACACCAATTGATCTTACTTTGGAGGATATAAAAGGAATTCTCATG aATGTGTTGGTTGCAGGATCAGACACTAGTGCAGCTGCTACTGTTTGGGCAATGACAGCCttgataaaaaatccaaaaaccatGAAAAAAGTTCAATCAGAAATCAGAAAATCAATAGGGAAGAAAGGAATTGTAAATGAAGAAGATGTCCAAAACATGCCTTATCTCAAAGCAGTGATAAAGGAAATATTTAGATTGTATCCACCAGTTCCACTTCTAGTTCCAAGAGAATCAATGGAAAAAACCATATTAGAAGGTTATGAAATTCGGCCAGGAACCATAGTTCATGTTAACGCTTGGGCTATTGCGAGGGATCCTGAAATATGGGAAAATCCAGAAGAATTTATACCTGAGAGATTCTTGAATAGCAATATCGATTACAAGGGTAAAGATTTTGAGTTAATTCCATTTGGTGCAGGCAGAAGAGGTTGCCCAG GTATTGCACTTGGGGTTGCATCAATGGAACTTGCATTGTCAAATCTTCTTTATGCATTTGATTGGGAGTTACCTTttggaatgaaaaaagaagacaTTGACACAAACGCCAGGCCTGGAATTACCATGCATAAGAAAAACGAACTTTATCTTATCCCTAAAAATTATCTATAG